The Gammaproteobacteria bacterium genome includes a region encoding these proteins:
- a CDS encoding prephenate dehydrogenase/arogenate dehydrogenase family protein: MSKVPFITRLAVIGVGLIGGSLALALKRMRAVGEVIGCGRNAADLEKGVTLGVIDRYSTDPIHAVRDADVVMLATPIGAMRSLFEKIRDHLAPETVVTDAGSAKANVIADARTALGARFADFVPGHPIAGTEKSGVEAGFADLYSGHRVILCPQPETRMSALSKVQRMWELVGAQVEQMDAVHHDVILARTSHLPHLVAYALADVLAATKPQSEVLRFAAGGFRDLTRVASSPPVMWRDIALANREALLTALDEYLAALNTIRAAVAAQDAAALEKIFARAKALRDSLPPRK, translated from the coding sequence GTGAGCAAAGTGCCTTTCATAACGCGGCTGGCCGTCATCGGCGTCGGTCTCATCGGCGGTTCGCTGGCGCTGGCCCTGAAACGCATGCGGGCGGTGGGCGAGGTGATCGGCTGCGGTCGCAACGCCGCCGATCTGGAGAAGGGGGTCACACTCGGCGTCATTGATCGCTACTCAACCGACCCGATCCATGCCGTTCGCGATGCCGACGTGGTGATGCTGGCGACGCCCATCGGCGCCATGCGCTCGCTCTTTGAAAAAATCCGCGATCACCTGGCGCCGGAGACCGTGGTGACGGACGCCGGCAGCGCCAAGGCGAACGTGATTGCGGACGCGCGCACGGCGCTCGGCGCGCGCTTTGCCGATTTTGTGCCGGGTCATCCCATTGCCGGCACGGAGAAAAGCGGCGTGGAGGCCGGTTTTGCTGATCTTTACAGCGGCCATCGCGTCATCCTCTGTCCGCAACCCGAGACGCGTATGAGCGCATTGTCGAAGGTGCAGCGGATGTGGGAGCTCGTGGGCGCGCAGGTGGAGCAGATGGACGCCGTCCACCATGACGTCATCCTCGCCCGTACCAGCCATCTGCCGCATCTGGTGGCCTATGCGCTCGCGGACGTGCTGGCCGCGACAAAGCCGCAGAGCGAGGTGCTGCGCTTCGCCGCCGGCGGGTTCCGCGATCTGACACGCGTGGCCTCGAGCCCGCCGGTGATGTGGCGCGACATCGCGCTCGCCAATCGCGAAGCGCTGCTCACGGCCTTGGATGAATATCTTGCTGCGCTGAACACCATTCGCGCTGCGGTTGCCGCGCAGGACGCCGCGGCGCTGGAAAAAATCTTCGCTCGTGCGAAAGCGCTGCGCGATTCCCTGCCGCCGCGCAAATGA
- the aroA gene encoding 3-phosphoshikimate 1-carboxyvinyltransferase, translating into MSSKGHPQFEVQPGAKLCGTLRVPGDKSISHRALMLGAIAEGVTDISGFLGGEDTLATVAAFRTMGVRIERTGDRVVVHGAGLHGLKAPAGPLNLGNSGTSMRLLTGLLAGQKFDTTLVGDESLSKRPMRRVVEPLSQMGARIDTTPAGTAPLYIHGDRKLAGIDYEMPVASAQVKSCLLLAGLYASGVTTITEPAPSRDHTERMLKTFGVGIDVDGIRVSIHGGQQLRAAPITVPADISSAAFFMVGAAITPGSDVTLKDVGVNPTRTGIIDILKTMGADLRLLNERTAGGEPVADIRVRGGALCGIRIDERLVPSAIDEFPAIFIAAAAASGETVLTGAAELRVKESDRIAVMAEGLQRLGIDAQPLADGMRIMGKGGDGAAIFNGGEIDSHGDHRVAMSFAIAALRAAAPIKIRDCANVATSFPGFVECAQAAGLAIRGQP; encoded by the coding sequence ATGAGTTCGAAGGGCCACCCGCAGTTCGAAGTGCAGCCGGGAGCAAAATTGTGCGGCACGTTGCGCGTGCCGGGCGACAAGTCCATCTCTCATCGTGCCTTGATGCTGGGCGCGATCGCCGAAGGCGTCACCGATATCAGCGGATTTTTGGGAGGCGAGGACACGCTGGCTACAGTCGCCGCTTTCCGGACCATGGGCGTGCGTATCGAGCGCACCGGGGATCGGGTGGTGGTGCATGGCGCGGGACTGCATGGCTTGAAGGCGCCCGCCGGCCCGCTCAATCTCGGCAACTCCGGTACTTCCATGCGTCTGCTGACGGGTTTGCTGGCGGGACAAAAATTCGATACCACGCTGGTTGGCGACGAGTCCCTGTCAAAGCGGCCGATGCGTCGCGTGGTCGAACCGCTTTCGCAGATGGGCGCGCGCATCGACACCACGCCCGCCGGCACGGCGCCGCTCTACATTCACGGCGACAGAAAGCTTGCCGGTATTGATTATGAGATGCCGGTCGCCAGTGCCCAGGTGAAATCCTGCCTGCTCCTGGCGGGTTTGTATGCGAGCGGCGTGACCACGATCACCGAGCCTGCGCCCTCGCGCGATCATACCGAGCGCATGCTTAAGACCTTCGGTGTCGGGATCGACGTCGATGGCATTCGCGTGTCGATACACGGCGGCCAGCAGTTGCGCGCAGCGCCGATTACCGTGCCGGCCGATATTTCCTCAGCTGCGTTTTTCATGGTTGGGGCCGCGATTACGCCCGGTTCCGACGTGACCTTGAAGGATGTCGGCGTCAATCCGACACGCACCGGCATCATCGATATCCTGAAGACCATGGGCGCCGATCTGCGATTGTTGAATGAACGCACGGCAGGCGGTGAGCCGGTCGCCGACATACGCGTGCGCGGTGGTGCCTTGTGCGGCATTCGCATCGACGAGCGCTTGGTGCCGTCGGCCATCGACGAATTCCCGGCCATCTTCATTGCCGCCGCCGCCGCTTCCGGCGAGACTGTATTGACCGGCGCCGCGGAGTTGCGCGTGAAGGAAAGTGATCGTATCGCCGTCATGGCAGAAGGCCTGCAACGGCTGGGCATCGATGCCCAACCCTTGGCGGATGGCATGCGCATCATGGGCAAAGGCGGGGATGGGGCTGCAATTTTCAACGGTGGGGAGATCGACAGCCATGGCGATCACCGTGTCGCGATGTCGTTCGCCATCGCCGCCCTGCGCGCCGCGGCGCCGATCAAAATCCGTGACTGCGCCAACGTCGCCACCTCGTTCCCCGGTTTCGTCGAATGCGCACAAGCCGCCGGGTTGGCAATACGGGGGCAGCCTTGA